One Solanum lycopersicum chromosome 2, SLM_r2.1 genomic region harbors:
- the LOC104645753 gene encoding zinc finger CCCH domain-containing protein 45 → MDLKKAKMVSWASGPNLCQVKHYQEEDFPSKVSRGSQHLLQLLQGRLSYNFLAKWKCPPKFNLNEKWRVVAGEESKEAGDQEHREKTVLEVVFPSQSAIPPNPCTSSDLDQNYDDIRTPAIRIIPIEEEADVQVPSRTISSKSPDACLLNSSSTSVSIVTSQKLPANEKSLPQSLSTLQNPRKPSNNSPLSAKWPSNVQSTLPYLSRCRNLKGSEQNKISPKPPVVPQFQPTFKNISTQDQTEIYPDQRANQSYGPKDQRICEKQNIPQHKFEVSGMPPAKHNPVTQHILGSEGDLTVVIATAVAALAKSQEHDNLIDTNLLVGLLLNPKEIPKLVNERGLATNAKTSAATIDSLVAVMSRPVDLPVPLPRTKPDQVIIKPINEYQAPHAGPGPILGPRPMAKSVPLTMTKPETSVNSNLVNEQRPPPHVGTANIRESKSLAHSTSDLNLEKIKKLINKYGTPDNVGGKPWVKSELVPSSCSKYDVVLPNVGHSYPFSSMTSPTPLHKDINYCKSLIKQHGEICESAVDERLQNTNPRGNYTRVPGLLMNKKQIQCSSTRCVFFNKPRGCRNGSSCPFLHDISGQKRSGGILEARDLKRMS, encoded by the exons GTAAAACATTATCAAGAAGAGGATTTCCCATCAAAAGTCAGTAGGGGATCTCAACATCTTCTTCAGCTGCTACAAGGGCGGCTTTCTTACAATTTTTTGGCTAAATGGAAATGCCCTCCCAAG tttaaCTTGAATGAGAAATGGCGTGTGGTTGCGGGTGAAGAAAGTAAAGAAGCAGGAGATCAGGAGCATAGAGAAAAGACAGTGCTTGAGGTGGTTTTTCCTTCTCAGTCTGCAATTCCTCCGAA TCCTTGCACCTCATCGGATCTGGACCAAAATTATGATGATATCCGAACTCCAGCAATCCGAATCATTCCTATTGAAGAAGAAGCAGATGTACAAGTTCCATCCCGAACCATCAGCAGCAAATCGCCAGATGCATGTCTACTTAACAGTTCCTCAACATCTGTCAGTATAGTTACATCTCAAAAGCTACCTGCTAATGAAAAATCACTTCCCCAGTCTTTATCAACCCTCCAAAATCCCAGGAAACCTTCAAACAACTCTCCTCTTTCTGCAAAATGGCCTTCTAACGTTCAATCTACTCTTCCATATCTTTCAAGATGTCGAAATCTGAAGGGATCTGAGCAAAACAAAATTTCTCCTAAACCACCAGTTGTTCCCCAGTTTCAGCCGACATTTAAAAATATCAGCACTCAAGACCAGACTGAAATTTATCCAGACCAACGAGCTAATCAAAGCTATGGGCCCAAAGATCAAAGAATATGTGAAAAACAGAATATTCCCCAGCACAAGTTTGAAGTTTCTGGAATGCCACCTGCTAAGCACAACCCTGTCACCCAACACATTCTTGGTTCTGAGGGTGATTTGACAGTTGTTATCGCCACAGCTGTAGCTGCTCTTGCAAAAAGTCAagaacatgataatctgatcgATACCAACTTATTAGTTGGGCTTCTCCTTAACCCAAAAGAAATACCAAAGCTGGTGAATGAACGTGGACTGGCTACCAATGCCAAAACTAGTGCTGCAACAATTGATTCTCTTGTTGCTGTCATGTCTAGACCAGTGGATCTACCGGTTCCCTTGCCTAGGACAAAACCCGATCAGGTAATTATCAAGCCCATTAATGAATACCAAGCTCCCCATGCAGGACCTGGACCAATTTTGGGGCCAAGGCCAATGGCAAAATCTGTGCCCTTGACGATGACTAAGCCTGAAACATCTGTGAATAGTAATTTGGTTAATGAACAAAGGCCCCCTCCTCATGTGGGAACTGCAAACATTAGAGAGAGTAAGTCACTAGCTCACTCCACTTCAGACCTAAATCTGGAAAAGATTAAGAAATTGATCAACAAATATGGAACACCTGACAATGTAGGAGGAAAGCCCTGGGTTAAATCTGAGTTGGTTCCTTCTTCTTGTTCCAAATATGATGTGGTTTTACCCAATGTTGGACATTCATACCCTTTCTCCTCGATGACCAGTCCTACCCCTCTTCACAAGGATATCAATTACTGCAAGTCCCTAATCAAGCAACATGGAGAAATTTGTGAGTCTGCAGTTGATGAGCGTTTGCAAAATACCAATCCTCGTGGTAATTATACACGGGTGCCAGGTTTGTTGATGAACAAAAAACAGATTCAGTGCAGTTCAACGCGTTGTGTTTTCTTTAATAAACCTAGAGGATGTCGTAATGGTTCCTCTTGTCCCTTCCTGCATGATATATCCGGACAAAAGAGGTCTGGGGGGATTTTGGAAGCTCGGGATTTAAAGAGAATGTCGTAA